From a region of the Fischerella sp. JS2 genome:
- a CDS encoding class I fructose-bisphosphate aldolase, whose protein sequence is MTTTLATPYSIESLLGEEAEDLLTYKAKVAKDLLHLPGPDFVDRVWVNSDRNPQVLRNLQTLYSTGRLAYTGYLSILPVDQGIEHSAGASFAPNPIYFDPENIIRLAIAAGCNAVATTLGVLGAVSRKYAHKIPFIVKLNHNELLTYPNQFDQIMFASVEQAWNLGAVAVGATIYFGSENSTRQIQEVSVAFKRAHELGMVTILWCYLRNSAFKQDQDYHLAADLTGQANHLGVTIEADIIKQKLPENNNGYAAVAQATGKSYGKTDKRVYTDLTTDHPIDLTRYQVLNCYCGRAGLINSGGASGKNDFAEAIRTAVINKRAGGTGLISGRKTFQRPFEEGVQLFHAIQDVYLSEAVTIA, encoded by the coding sequence ATGACTACAACACTAGCAACGCCCTATTCCATTGAGTCTTTACTAGGTGAGGAAGCAGAAGACCTATTGACTTATAAAGCCAAAGTTGCTAAGGATTTATTGCATTTACCAGGTCCTGACTTTGTAGATCGAGTATGGGTAAATAGCGATCGCAATCCTCAAGTATTGCGTAATCTGCAAACACTGTACTCTACCGGTAGACTTGCTTATACTGGGTATCTTTCTATCTTGCCAGTAGACCAAGGAATTGAACACTCAGCAGGTGCGTCGTTTGCACCCAATCCGATTTACTTTGATCCAGAAAATATTATCAGACTAGCGATCGCAGCTGGTTGTAATGCTGTAGCTACAACTTTAGGAGTGTTGGGTGCAGTTTCACGCAAATATGCTCACAAAATTCCTTTTATTGTCAAACTCAACCACAACGAACTCCTGACTTATCCTAATCAATTTGACCAGATTATGTTCGCTTCTGTCGAACAAGCTTGGAATTTGGGTGCTGTGGCAGTAGGTGCGACAATTTATTTTGGTTCAGAAAACTCTACTAGACAAATTCAGGAAGTAAGCGTTGCTTTTAAACGCGCCCATGAATTGGGAATGGTGACAATTCTCTGGTGTTATCTACGTAATAGTGCTTTTAAACAAGATCAAGACTATCACCTAGCTGCTGACTTGACAGGACAAGCGAATCATTTAGGCGTCACCATAGAAGCTGACATCATAAAACAAAAGCTCCCAGAAAATAATAATGGTTACGCAGCAGTAGCCCAAGCAACAGGTAAAAGTTACGGTAAAACCGACAAAAGGGTTTATACAGATTTGACAACAGACCACCCCATAGATTTAACTCGTTACCAAGTCTTGAATTGTTATTGTGGACGTGCAGGCTTAATTAATTCTGGTGGTGCATCAGGTAAAAACGACTTTGCAGAAGCAATTCGCACCGCAGTCATTAACAAACGCGCTGGCGGTACAGGCTTAATTTCTGGACGCAAAACATTCCAACGTCCCTTTGAAGAGGGTGTGCAATTATTCCACGCCATCCAAGATGTTTATTTATCCGAAGCAGTGACAATTGCTTGA
- a CDS encoding pyridoxal phosphate-dependent aminotransferase, with the protein MKLAGRVSQVTPSITLAIAAKAKAMKGEGVDVCSFSAGEPDFDTPAHIKAAAEKALDEGKTKYGPAAGEPKLREAIARKLQNDNGLDYKAENVIVTNGGKHSLFNLMLAAIEPGDEVIIPAPYWLSYPEMVTLAGGVSVIVPTDATTGYKITPEQLRKSITPKTKLFILNSPSNPTGMVYTPEEIKALGQVVVEADIFVVSDEIYEKILYDGATHLCIGSLGEEIFARTIVSNGFAKGYSMTGWRIGYLAGPIDVIKATSTIQSHSTSNICTFAQYGAIAALESSQDCVEQMRQAFAKRRQVMLERLNAIPGLSCPKPDGAFYLFPDISKTGLKSLQFCDALLEEEQVAVIPGIAFGADDNIRLSYATDMATIEKGMDRLEKFVKSRI; encoded by the coding sequence ATGAAGCTGGCAGGAAGAGTAAGTCAAGTAACGCCTTCTATAACTTTAGCGATCGCAGCGAAAGCAAAAGCAATGAAGGGCGAAGGTGTAGATGTTTGTAGTTTTAGCGCTGGGGAACCGGATTTTGATACCCCTGCACATATTAAAGCTGCTGCCGAAAAAGCGTTGGATGAAGGTAAAACTAAGTATGGGCCTGCTGCTGGAGAACCAAAATTAAGAGAAGCGATCGCCCGCAAGCTGCAAAATGATAATGGTCTTGATTATAAAGCAGAAAATGTCATCGTCACCAATGGCGGTAAGCATTCTTTGTTCAATTTGATGCTAGCAGCGATCGAACCAGGTGATGAGGTGATTATCCCCGCTCCCTATTGGTTAAGCTACCCCGAAATGGTAACTTTAGCGGGTGGTGTTTCCGTAATTGTTCCTACAGATGCCACTACAGGATATAAAATTACGCCAGAGCAATTACGAAAATCTATCACACCCAAGACCAAGTTATTTATCCTCAACTCGCCATCTAATCCTACGGGTATGGTGTACACGCCAGAGGAAATCAAAGCCTTAGGGCAAGTGGTAGTTGAAGCAGATATCTTTGTTGTCTCCGACGAGATTTACGAAAAAATTCTCTATGATGGTGCAACCCACCTCTGTATTGGTTCCTTAGGAGAAGAAATATTTGCTCGTACGATTGTCAGCAATGGTTTTGCCAAAGGATACTCAATGACGGGATGGCGTATTGGTTATTTGGCAGGGCCAATAGATGTTATCAAAGCCACAAGTACTATCCAAAGCCATAGTACTTCAAATATATGCACCTTTGCCCAGTATGGGGCGATCGCAGCTTTGGAAAGTTCCCAAGACTGTGTAGAACAAATGCGCCAAGCTTTTGCTAAACGCCGCCAGGTAATGCTAGAACGGCTCAACGCCATCCCTGGCTTGAGTTGTCCCAAACCAGACGGTGCATTTTATCTGTTTCCTGATATCAGCAAAACCGGACTGAAATCTCTGCAATTTTGTGATGCTTTACTAGAAGAGGAACAAGTAGCAGTTATTCCTGGGATTGCTTTTGGTGCAGATGACAACATTCGCCTCTCCTATGCTACAGATATGGCAACAATTGAAAAGGGGATGGATAGGTTAGAGAAGTTTGTCAAGTCGCGAATTTAG
- a CDS encoding 5-(carboxyamino)imidazole ribonucleotide synthase, whose protein sequence is MARIGVIGGGQLAWMMGGAANKLGLELIVQTPNPNDPAVAIAHDTIFAPVKDAAATKILATQCDIITFENEFVDIEALSILAEQGICFRPPLEALAPLLDKYHQRCYLRDLGLPVPHFSDIKGIWREDALTENKQLAIESQELGIQNENLHNFSLQSQLKFPIVLKARRHGYDGQGTFIIKDIQTLQQKLESANNLAFLLEEFIPFERELAVIAARSVDEKVVIYPIVETQQEEQVCRRVIAPAQISSHLQKEIENISHTLLNSLKAVGVFGIELFLSADDKVLVNEIAPRTHNSGHFSVDACETSQFEQHLRAVSGLPLGNPNLTCPCAIMINLLGYEISTNDYITKRQQIKQIPQSYIHWYGKTESRPGRKLGHVTVLLNDQNPNEAMAIARTIENIWYAN, encoded by the coding sequence ATGGCGCGTATTGGTGTAATTGGTGGCGGACAACTCGCCTGGATGATGGGCGGTGCAGCAAATAAATTAGGCTTGGAATTGATCGTACAAACCCCCAACCCTAATGATCCTGCTGTTGCGATCGCTCATGACACTATTTTTGCCCCAGTCAAAGATGCCGCAGCCACAAAAATTTTAGCTACTCAATGCGATATCATTACTTTTGAAAACGAGTTTGTTGATATCGAAGCTTTATCTATTTTAGCAGAGCAAGGTATTTGTTTTCGTCCACCCCTTGAAGCATTAGCTCCCCTTCTAGACAAATATCATCAACGCTGTTATCTACGAGATTTAGGTTTACCAGTTCCTCATTTTTCTGATATTAAAGGAATCTGGAGAGAAGATGCGCTAACAGAAAATAAACAGTTAGCTATTGAAAGTCAAGAGTTAGGAATACAAAACGAAAATCTTCATAATTTTTCACTTCAAAGTCAATTAAAGTTTCCAATAGTTTTAAAAGCTCGTCGTCACGGTTATGATGGTCAGGGTACTTTTATTATCAAAGATATCCAAACTCTCCAGCAAAAATTAGAATCTGCAAATAATCTAGCTTTTTTATTAGAAGAATTTATCCCTTTTGAACGAGAACTAGCAGTAATTGCAGCACGTTCTGTGGATGAGAAAGTAGTAATTTACCCAATTGTAGAAACTCAACAAGAAGAACAAGTATGTCGGCGAGTGATTGCACCAGCGCAGATTTCATCTCATCTCCAAAAAGAGATTGAGAATATTTCCCATACACTTCTTAATAGCCTTAAAGCAGTGGGAGTTTTTGGGATTGAATTATTTCTTAGTGCTGATGACAAAGTGCTAGTAAACGAGATAGCACCGCGCACTCACAATTCTGGACATTTCTCTGTTGATGCCTGTGAAACTTCCCAGTTTGAGCAGCACTTAAGGGCTGTTTCTGGTTTGCCTTTGGGCAATCCTAATTTAACTTGCCCATGTGCTATTATGATAAATTTGTTGGGCTACGAAATATCAACAAACGACTATATTACTAAACGTCAACAAATAAAACAAATTCCCCAAAGTTACATCCATTGGTACGGTAAAACAGAATCTCGTCCAGGGCGAAAATTAGGACATGTCACCGTTTTGTTAAATGATCAAAATCCGAATGAAGCGATGGCGATCGCCCGCACTATAGAAAATATTTGGTACGCCAATTAA
- a CDS encoding pitrilysin family protein, producing MFPTSVFTLDNGLTFIHQEIPDTPVVVADVWVRAGTRLEPSPWFGMAHFLEHMIFKGTANLPPGVFDQKIENRGGVANAVTSYDYAHYSITTAVAFIEETLPYLAELLQNAAIPEDEFSRERDVVLEEIRSCQDDPDWIGFQALLQSIYQHHPYGRSVLGTERELMQHSPEDMRCFHRTYYQPENITVVIVGGINQEVALELVSREFNSFGDRCCECPPTEEVAKPIIAGIRRQQLELPRLEQARLLMAWTGPGVEQLRSAYGLDLLSVLLAEGRTSRLVRDLREEQQLVQGICSNFSLQKDASLFTITAWLEPGNLERVESLIRLHLEDLITNGISPQELTRCQRLLCNDFAFSTETPNQLAGLYGYYNTITKVELAMTYPEKIQSYDAQQLQKLAQEHLSPNHYAVTVLKPC from the coding sequence GTGTTTCCAACCTCGGTCTTCACACTAGATAATGGTTTAACCTTTATCCATCAAGAAATTCCCGACACTCCTGTAGTTGTGGCGGATGTTTGGGTGCGTGCAGGTACTAGACTTGAACCAAGCCCTTGGTTTGGTATGGCTCACTTTCTAGAACACATGATATTTAAAGGAACTGCAAACCTGCCACCAGGAGTATTTGATCAAAAAATAGAAAACAGGGGTGGGGTAGCTAACGCGGTTACTAGTTATGATTATGCCCATTACTCTATTACCACGGCTGTTGCTTTCATTGAAGAGACTCTTCCCTACTTAGCAGAACTATTACAGAATGCGGCGATCCCTGAAGATGAATTTAGCCGCGAACGAGATGTAGTGTTAGAAGAGATTCGCTCTTGCCAAGATGATCCTGATTGGATAGGATTTCAAGCATTACTTCAGAGTATTTATCAGCACCATCCCTACGGACGTTCGGTGTTGGGTACAGAACGAGAACTGATGCAACACTCACCAGAGGACATGCGCTGCTTTCACCGCACTTATTACCAACCCGAAAATATCACGGTGGTAATAGTTGGGGGAATCAACCAGGAAGTAGCTCTAGAATTAGTTAGTCGTGAGTTTAACAGCTTTGGCGATCGCTGTTGTGAGTGTCCACCGACAGAGGAAGTAGCAAAACCAATCATCGCCGGAATTCGCCGTCAACAGTTAGAGTTACCCCGCTTAGAACAAGCCCGATTGTTGATGGCGTGGACTGGGCCAGGAGTCGAACAACTCCGCAGCGCTTACGGTTTGGATTTACTCTCAGTTTTACTAGCAGAAGGGCGGACATCACGCTTAGTCCGGGACTTACGGGAAGAACAACAATTAGTGCAGGGTATATGCAGTAATTTCTCCCTGCAAAAAGATGCAAGTTTATTTACGATTACTGCTTGGTTAGAACCAGGAAACCTGGAACGTGTTGAGTCCTTAATTCGCCTACACCTAGAAGATTTAATAACCAATGGTATTTCACCCCAGGAACTAACTCGCTGTCAACGCCTGTTATGCAATGATTTTGCATTCTCCACAGAAACGCCTAATCAACTAGCAGGATTGTATGGATATTACAACACTATCACCAAAGTAGAATTAGCGATGACATATCCAGAAAAAATCCAGTCCTATGATGCCCAACAACTGCAAAAATTAGCACAAGAGCATCTTTCACCAAATCATTACGCAGTTACTGTATTAAAACCTTGTTAG
- a CDS encoding pitrilysin family protein, protein MTTSLKKSHIHRTVLDNGIVLLLTENPTADIIAARIFIRAGSCYENREKAGLAHLLSAVLTKGCEGLSSLQIAEQVESIGANLSADTAADYFQLSLKTVTADFVDILTLAAKILRSPTFPEVEVELERRIALQDIRSQKEHPFTVAFDQLRQVMYQDHPYAMSALGNESTMSRITRADLVQFHQTYFRPDNLVISIAGRITLDDAVAVVEKVFGDWQPPATSLPILNLPNLTVQPECVIIPQQTQQSIVMLGYMATAVNSPDYAALKLLSTYLGNGLSSRLFVELREKRGLAYEVSAFYPTRLFPATFVVYMGTAPENTQIALSGLQTEVDLLYTSPLTDVALQAAKNKILGQYALGKQTNGQLAQIYGWYEILGLGIEFDQKFQELIANVNADDAMTVASRYLQKPYVSLVGQEEAIKSVNSKKCRRASGFP, encoded by the coding sequence ATGACCACTTCCCTAAAAAAATCTCACATTCACCGTACAGTCTTAGATAATGGTATTGTATTACTCCTGACAGAAAATCCCACAGCAGATATAATTGCAGCGCGGATTTTTATTCGTGCTGGTAGTTGTTATGAAAACCGGGAAAAAGCAGGATTGGCACATTTGCTGTCTGCGGTATTAACAAAAGGATGTGAGGGACTCTCCAGCTTGCAAATCGCTGAACAAGTGGAGTCTATAGGGGCTAATTTAAGTGCAGATACTGCTGCTGATTATTTTCAGCTGTCTTTGAAGACAGTCACGGCAGATTTTGTTGATATCTTGACACTAGCAGCAAAGATACTGCGATCGCCTACTTTTCCAGAAGTAGAAGTAGAATTAGAACGACGCATCGCCCTGCAAGATATTCGTTCTCAAAAAGAACATCCCTTCACTGTCGCTTTTGATCAACTACGACAGGTAATGTACCAAGATCATCCCTATGCTATGTCAGCATTGGGGAATGAATCAACCATGAGTCGCATCACTCGTGCAGATTTAGTACAGTTTCACCAGACTTATTTTCGTCCAGATAATCTGGTAATTAGTATTGCCGGTCGCATCACCCTAGATGATGCTGTTGCAGTAGTAGAAAAAGTATTTGGTGATTGGCAACCACCTGCTACGTCATTGCCCATATTAAATTTACCAAACCTCACCGTCCAGCCAGAATGCGTAATTATACCCCAACAAACCCAACAATCAATCGTCATGTTGGGTTACATGGCTACCGCCGTCAATTCTCCTGACTACGCTGCTTTGAAGTTATTATCTACATACTTGGGCAATGGACTTTCCAGTCGGTTATTTGTGGAACTACGAGAAAAGCGGGGCTTAGCTTACGAAGTATCTGCCTTCTACCCCACACGACTTTTTCCTGCCACATTTGTAGTGTACATGGGTACGGCTCCCGAAAATACTCAAATTGCCCTGTCTGGACTACAAACAGAAGTAGATCTACTGTATACCAGTCCACTTACAGATGTAGCATTACAAGCAGCAAAAAATAAAATTTTAGGGCAATACGCTTTAGGTAAGCAAACTAATGGACAACTAGCCCAAATATATGGCTGGTACGAAATTTTGGGACTAGGAATTGAATTTGATCAAAAATTTCAGGAACTGATAGCCAATGTTAACGCTGATGATGCGATGACAGTAGCTTCTCGGTATTTACAGAAACCTTACGTATCTTTAGTTGGTCAAGAAGAAGCAATTAAATCAGTGAACAGTAAAAAGTGTAGACGCGCAAGCGGCTTCCCGTAG
- a CDS encoding peptidoglycan-binding protein, which produces MTARFFGYLSSLNQFVKCCLPKQKQGHKLLIGSRLLLFSSAPVLFASSVVPAVAAPLEIAQIAQVSINRPNLQLGSQGQPVSELQAALKLLGYYTGTVDGNYNQATAKAVSQFQQAAGLNPNGIVDAVTWQRLFPGEAIASSTASVTSVTNSASNFPVPTQILNNSTTTTTQSANNSTVLTTTPEPKPATPPKQTTSTNSQKKTVTQSSSTRSQQNTRSQSTKPTQQNSRSQSTKRTQSTPRFEKIAGVQYTSKGYPILRPGMSNIEVRRLQIRLRKLGYLESAVDGDFGKETEAAVKALQRRYDIEPDGVVGGDTWEVLLRRR; this is translated from the coding sequence ATGACAGCCAGATTCTTTGGCTACTTAAGTTCGCTAAACCAGTTTGTAAAATGCTGCTTACCTAAACAGAAGCAGGGGCATAAATTGTTAATAGGAAGCAGATTACTGCTATTTTCCTCTGCACCAGTGCTGTTTGCCTCCTCTGTTGTACCAGCAGTTGCAGCACCACTAGAAATTGCCCAAATCGCCCAAGTCAGCATCAATCGTCCTAACTTGCAACTAGGTAGTCAAGGACAGCCTGTATCGGAACTACAAGCCGCACTGAAACTTTTAGGCTACTACACAGGTACAGTAGACGGAAATTATAACCAAGCAACAGCCAAAGCAGTTTCTCAATTTCAACAAGCTGCTGGCTTAAATCCCAATGGTATTGTTGATGCTGTTACTTGGCAAAGACTTTTTCCTGGTGAAGCGATCGCATCGTCCACCGCTTCTGTCACTTCTGTCACCAACTCAGCCAGTAACTTTCCGGTTCCAACTCAAATTCTCAACAACTCCACAACAACTACAACTCAGAGTGCGAATAATTCTACAGTACTTACTACCACTCCCGAACCAAAACCTGCCACACCACCTAAACAAACTACATCTACTAATTCCCAGAAGAAAACTGTGACTCAATCATCATCTACTCGTTCCCAGCAAAACACCCGTTCCCAATCAACTAAACCCACTCAACAAAATAGCCGTTCCCAATCAACTAAACGCACTCAGTCAACTCCACGTTTTGAGAAGATTGCTGGTGTGCAATACACTTCCAAAGGATACCCCATCTTACGCCCAGGCATGAGTAATATTGAAGTCAGAAGATTACAAATAAGACTGCGAAAACTCGGCTATCTTGAAAGTGCTGTGGATGGCGATTTTGGCAAAGAAACTGAAGCAGCAGTTAAAGCTTTGCAAAGACGCTATGATATTGAACCTGATGGTGTCGTGGGTGGCGACACTTGGGAAGTTTTGCTGCGGCGACGTTAA
- a CDS encoding phage holin family protein: protein MKNFLLTWLGTAVALLITANILQYFDIGFEVDSFVTALIAAIFIGIVNAFIRPILRILAFPITLLTFGLFAFVINAFALWLASFLTPSYGFVIEGPIAALLGSVVLSIVSSVINYFLRVVE from the coding sequence ATGAAAAACTTTCTATTAACTTGGCTTGGTACAGCAGTTGCATTGCTAATAACAGCTAATATTCTTCAATATTTTGATATTGGCTTTGAGGTAGATAGTTTTGTTACAGCCTTGATTGCTGCTATATTCATTGGGATTGTCAATGCTTTTATTCGTCCAATATTGAGAATATTAGCCTTTCCGATCACCTTACTGACCTTTGGTTTATTTGCCTTTGTTATCAATGCATTTGCTTTATGGTTAGCAAGTTTTCTCACTCCCAGTTATGGTTTTGTGATTGAAGGACCGATCGCAGCTTTGTTAGGTTCAGTTGTATTATCAATAGTTTCTAGTGTAATCAATTATTTTTTGAGAGTAGTTGAATAA
- a CDS encoding cobalamin biosynthesis protein, translating to MLLEEFSLYSKNLWVGVGCQKETSQELIEAAIIHVFREHQLSQNAIAGIATIDTKADEAGLVELCRKQNWLLKTFPAEVLRTVYVPNPSQLIYKHIATPSVAEAAALCAAECKSLLVSKQIFRSVIQDQKGTVTVAIAQVEERKV from the coding sequence TTGCTGTTAGAAGAATTTTCTCTCTATTCAAAAAATTTGTGGGTGGGAGTTGGTTGTCAGAAAGAAACTTCACAAGAGTTGATAGAAGCAGCAATTATCCATGTATTTAGAGAACATCAACTTTCCCAAAATGCGATCGCAGGTATTGCTACTATTGATACTAAAGCTGATGAAGCTGGCTTAGTAGAACTTTGTCGGAAACAAAATTGGCTGTTAAAAACCTTCCCTGCTGAAGTTCTCCGCACAGTTTACGTTCCCAATCCTTCCCAATTGATTTATAAACATATAGCAACTCCTAGTGTTGCTGAAGCTGCTGCTTTATGTGCAGCTGAGTGTAAAAGTCTGTTAGTTTCCAAACAAATTTTTCGTTCTGTAATCCAAGATCAAAAGGGTACGGTAACGGTAGCTATAGCCCAAGTGGAAGAGAGGAAGGTGTGA
- a CDS encoding ankyrin repeat domain-containing protein, whose amino-acid sequence MTNDASLLKAVKTGDIKQVQALLAAGAIPDVTDREGTTALMFAANFGYTEIARSLLNAGANVNLRRRRYGLTALMLAASAKSIDIVRLLVSRGADVNATNEDGSTALMAAALKGHAEVVQVLLAAGADVNVKDKDDDTALKLALKQGHVAVVQAILSVSADINTQDEEGETPLMLAADLGHLPIVQVLLAAGADVKLQNRDRGTALSAAVAAGHCAVTACLLDAGADINYQDQDGETALHLAVVEAYTDVVELLLSRGANVHIRNNLGDTPLLVAALQGHSQIVEMLLRHGADVNVRNFGEVPLTLAVTQGHTQTVQVLLEFGANANILADDGKTPLIKAAERDRTSVIQQLLAKGANVNFQDSAGATALMWATSRGYTEAVQLLLQAGADVNLKNQGGYTALMLAEFNGYQDVAQLLRAVGAVE is encoded by the coding sequence ATGACTAATGACGCTTCATTATTAAAGGCTGTTAAAACTGGTGATATTAAGCAAGTGCAAGCGCTACTGGCTGCGGGTGCAATTCCTGATGTCACAGATCGCGAAGGGACCACGGCGTTGATGTTTGCTGCTAATTTTGGCTATACGGAAATTGCGCGATCGCTTTTGAATGCTGGGGCGAATGTTAATTTACGCAGAAGACGCTACGGTTTAACAGCTTTGATGTTGGCTGCGAGTGCTAAGAGTATTGACATTGTGCGACTTTTGGTATCCAGAGGTGCAGATGTCAATGCCACTAATGAAGATGGTAGTACGGCCTTAATGGCAGCAGCACTTAAAGGCCATGCTGAGGTGGTACAAGTTTTACTGGCTGCTGGTGCAGACGTGAATGTCAAAGATAAAGATGATGATACTGCTTTGAAATTAGCACTCAAGCAAGGACACGTTGCTGTTGTGCAAGCAATTTTATCAGTCAGTGCAGATATTAATACCCAGGACGAAGAAGGCGAAACCCCGTTGATGCTGGCGGCAGACTTAGGACATTTACCAATTGTACAAGTATTATTGGCGGCGGGGGCAGATGTGAAACTGCAAAATCGCGATCGCGGTACAGCACTATCAGCAGCAGTGGCAGCTGGACATTGTGCGGTTACAGCCTGTTTACTGGATGCAGGCGCTGATATTAATTATCAAGATCAAGATGGTGAAACTGCCCTCCATCTTGCGGTTGTCGAAGCTTATACCGATGTAGTCGAATTATTACTTAGTCGTGGTGCGAATGTCCATATCAGAAACAACCTGGGTGACACACCTTTGCTTGTAGCAGCATTACAGGGACATAGCCAGATTGTAGAAATGCTACTGCGGCATGGGGCAGATGTGAATGTCAGAAACTTTGGTGAAGTGCCTTTGACACTGGCAGTTACCCAGGGACACACTCAAACAGTGCAGGTGTTGTTAGAGTTTGGTGCTAATGCCAATATCTTAGCAGATGATGGCAAAACACCGTTGATCAAAGCAGCAGAACGCGATCGCACCAGCGTCATCCAGCAGCTATTAGCCAAGGGTGCAAATGTGAATTTTCAAGACTCAGCCGGGGCAACAGCTTTAATGTGGGCAACTTCACGGGGCTATACAGAAGCTGTGCAACTATTACTACAAGCAGGTGCAGATGTGAATTTAAAAAATCAAGGCGGCTATACAGCTTTGATGCTAGCAGAGTTTAATGGTTATCAAGATGTAGCACAGTTGTTGCGGGCAGTTGGGGCGGTGGAGTAA
- a CDS encoding DUF4079 domain-containing protein: protein MNLELSPSVKYWLQFFHPIMMWALLLISVYAAYLGLQVQRTRNAQGEQKKELIKGRYNVRHYQIGSILLAFMVAGSISGMAVTYINNGKLFVGPHLLAGLGMTGIIAFSAALSPYMQKGANWARVTHILLNFTLLGLFTWQAITGMQIVQKILTNA, encoded by the coding sequence ATGAATCTGGAACTATCACCATCGGTAAAATATTGGTTGCAATTCTTTCACCCGATCATGATGTGGGCATTATTGCTGATATCAGTATATGCTGCTTACTTGGGGCTACAAGTGCAGCGCACAAGAAATGCCCAAGGTGAACAAAAGAAAGAACTGATTAAAGGCAGATATAACGTTAGACATTACCAAATTGGATCTATTTTACTGGCATTTATGGTGGCAGGCTCTATTAGTGGGATGGCTGTAACCTACATTAATAATGGTAAGTTGTTCGTAGGACCACACCTGTTAGCAGGGCTGGGTATGACTGGTATTATTGCCTTTTCTGCTGCTTTATCTCCCTATATGCAAAAAGGCGCAAATTGGGCCCGTGTCACTCATATTTTGCTGAACTTTACCCTTTTGGGTCTGTTCACTTGGCAAGCTATCACAGGTATGCAAATTGTGCAAAAAATTCTGACTAATGCTTAG
- a CDS encoding DUF1997 domain-containing protein has product MFSKNKEYQSIEAFESLESTEVVLSIASPITETEAVSPEKSVGTTTTFYGRYQDSMEMYASADTIAEYLNNHSSWFSRCAEPMKVEPLGENGYALVIGRFGSFGYEVEPKVGLELLPPEDRIYRIRTIPVPNYQAPGYEVNYNSSLQLIEIQQSQLPTNSMKITRVEWELDLKVYINFPRFIQRLPKALVQSTGDRLLNQIVRQVSRRLTRKVQEDFHQSLGIELPVNVKKNKQY; this is encoded by the coding sequence ATGTTTTCTAAAAATAAAGAATATCAGTCTATAGAAGCATTTGAGTCCTTGGAATCAACAGAGGTTGTTTTGTCTATAGCATCACCGATCACAGAAACTGAAGCAGTATCTCCAGAAAAATCTGTAGGGACTACCACGACATTTTATGGTCGTTATCAAGACAGTATGGAAATGTATGCCTCTGCTGACACGATTGCTGAATATTTAAATAATCATAGTAGTTGGTTTTCCCGGTGTGCTGAGCCGATGAAAGTAGAACCACTGGGGGAAAATGGTTATGCTTTGGTAATAGGTCGCTTTGGATCTTTTGGTTATGAAGTAGAACCAAAAGTTGGTTTAGAATTGCTTCCTCCTGAAGATCGTATTTACCGCATCCGTACCATCCCGGTTCCCAATTACCAAGCACCTGGTTATGAAGTAAACTATAATTCTTCGCTACAGCTAATCGAAATTCAACAATCCCAACTTCCTACTAATTCTATGAAAATTACAAGAGTAGAGTGGGAATTGGATTTAAAAGTCTACATTAACTTCCCCAGATTTATTCAGCGACTACCTAAAGCTTTAGTGCAATCTACAGGCGATCGCTTACTTAATCAAATTGTCCGCCAAGTTTCCCGTCGTTTAACCCGCAAAGTCCAAGAAGATTTTCATCAGTCTTTGGGCATAGAATTACCAGTAAATGTCAAGAAAAATAAACAATATTGA